A segment of the Limnochordia bacterium genome:
TGCCCTTGGTGTAGGCACTTTCGATAGCATAGCGAATCGCTCGTTCCACTTGAGAGGGTTTTACATCGCGTCCTTGGGCGATGGATTCATACATTCCCCCAATATTGTTAAGCGCTGACGGTTCATTACATCCTATGGTAATAGCGGCAACTAGATAGCCATATCCTTTAAGATGGGGTGAGATACCACATTCGCTTAGACAATCATGTAACCGGTTCTCCAAGCTCTGCTCTGCCAGATGAGCATGCCGAAAGGAAGCTAGGTTTAGGATGCGATTGCACAAAACAACAGGACTGATCGGTTCATGTAGGCAGTAGTCGACAATGTTATCCTGGACTAGTTCAATAACCTCGGGAGTTTCCT
Coding sequences within it:
- a CDS encoding sporulation initiation factor Spo0A C-terminal domain-containing protein; this translates as MGKVDVAIVGCNSFCEQYLPLLDKECIECAVYDSWQGVRHAPYPAEVIVSEPPAVKSDQFRRSWKKHWFRLPDRPRILLLIPEETPEVIELVQDNIVDYCLHEPISPVVLCNRILNLASFRHAHLAEQSLENRLHDCLSECGISPHLKGYGYLVAAITIGCNEPSALNNIGGMYESIAQGRDVKPSQVERAIRYAIESAYTKGSLTMLNQIAATGMDPEIGRPSNSSFISSLVSLLVRNY